A genome region from Thermodesulfatator atlanticus DSM 21156 includes the following:
- a CDS encoding ATP-binding protein, with product MKKLPVGIQSFVEIRTEGYYYVDKTFFVKKLVDEGKYFFLSRPRRFGKSLFLDTLRQAFLGKRELFQGLFLENNWDWSKKYPVVYISFGAGVIRSRDELVETFFSILRRHADKYQITYQEKLPNKRFEELILRLNEKCNQKVVVLIDEYDKPILDNIDKPELAREIREELKNFYSVLKDADPYLKFCFLTGVTKFSKVSIFSGLNNLEDITILPDYATICGYTQEEFENTFADRLEGVDLSEVRRWYNGYSWLGDPVYNPFDILLFLRNYEFRPYWFETGTPTFLIKLLLERKFLVPELEEVEVGEALLESFDIETIELETVLFQTGYLTIKELRKRGPRRRYLLGYPNLEVKMSFTDAVLNFLSERLSAKERLIDRLYDALEAEDFEALRGIFYGFFAGIPHDWYRKTELAGYEGFYASIFYCYFAALGLDVRVEEATNQGRLDMAVTFEGRCYLFEFKVVEDKAEGKALLQLKEKRYWEKYQGKCKKIWLIGVEFSKRERNIVSFEVEEIKKA from the coding sequence ATGAAAAAGCTTCCCGTGGGCATACAGAGTTTTGTGGAAATCCGCACTGAAGGTTATTACTACGTAGATAAAACTTTCTTTGTAAAAAAACTCGTTGACGAAGGGAAGTATTTTTTCCTTTCTCGTCCCAGGCGTTTCGGGAAGAGCCTTTTTCTTGATACTCTACGCCAGGCTTTCCTGGGTAAGCGCGAGCTTTTCCAAGGGCTTTTCTTAGAGAACAATTGGGACTGGTCCAAGAAATATCCTGTAGTCTATATTTCTTTCGGGGCGGGAGTGATTAGGTCTCGTGATGAGCTTGTGGAGACCTTTTTCTCTATCTTAAGACGCCATGCTGACAAATATCAAATAACTTATCAGGAAAAACTTCCAAACAAGCGCTTCGAAGAACTTATTTTGCGTCTTAATGAAAAATGCAACCAAAAAGTCGTGGTGCTTATCGACGAGTATGATAAACCCATTCTTGATAATATCGACAAACCAGAGCTTGCAAGAGAGATTCGCGAAGAGTTGAAAAACTTCTACTCCGTGCTCAAAGACGCAGACCCTTATCTTAAGTTTTGCTTCCTGACGGGTGTTACCAAGTTTTCCAAGGTTTCGATTTTTTCAGGCCTTAATAACCTGGAAGACATAACCATTTTGCCTGATTACGCTACCATCTGCGGCTACACGCAGGAAGAATTTGAAAACACCTTTGCCGACCGCCTGGAAGGAGTTGATCTTTCCGAGGTACGCCGCTGGTATAACGGCTACTCTTGGCTGGGCGATCCTGTTTACAATCCCTTCGACATTCTGCTCTTTTTGCGAAATTATGAATTCAGACCTTACTGGTTTGAAACCGGCACGCCGACTTTTCTGATAAAGCTTCTTTTGGAAAGAAAATTTCTTGTTCCTGAGCTTGAAGAAGTAGAGGTTGGGGAGGCCCTCCTTGAAAGCTTTGACATAGAAACCATCGAACTTGAGACGGTGCTTTTTCAGACAGGTTATCTCACCATCAAAGAGCTTCGAAAACGAGGCCCTCGGAGGAGATATCTCCTGGGATATCCCAATCTTGAAGTGAAGATGAGTTTTACCGATGCCGTGCTTAATTTTCTCTCAGAAAGATTGTCAGCCAAAGAGCGTTTGATAGACAGGCTTTACGATGCTCTCGAGGCGGAAGATTTTGAGGCTCTAAGAGGCATATTTTACGGTTTTTTTGCAGGGATTCCGCATGATTGGTATCGGAAGACGGAGCTTGCGGGTTACGAGGGCTTTTACGCGAGCATTTTTTACTGTTATTTTGCGGCGCTAGGTTTGGACGTGCGTGTGGAAGAGGCCACGAACCAGGGCCGTCTTGATATGGCGGTAACCTTTGAGGGCCGGTGCTATCTTTTTGAGTTTAAGGTAGTAGAGGATAAGGCCGAAGGGAAAGCCCTTTTGCAACTAAAAGAGAAGCGCTATTGGGAAAAGTATCAGGGCAAGTGCAAGAAGATTTGGCTCATCGGGGTTGAGTTCAGCAAGCGTGAGCGGAACATCGTTTCTTTTGAAGTGGAGGAAATTAAGAAAGCATAA